In a single window of the Candidatus Methylomirabilis sp. genome:
- a CDS encoding c-type cytochrome, whose amino-acid sequence MSRIGALVLLAAVGLGGTAAHAAGDPERGKALARAWCAGCHGAEGKGNGPAAARLDPRPRDFTTGTYKIRSTPSGGLPTDADLFRTITVGMPGSAMPGWDHLSGQEREDLVAYLKILSPRFGREPAPAPLPIGAPPPGTDAARERGRTLYADLGCPECHGEAGRGDGPSAPTLKDEAGFPIRPANLTKPWTFRGGSRPEDLARTIRTGLAGTPMPAYAESMDEAQTWDLVAYLRTLAPARPPEVRGVLRARAVPGEAPRTLEDPAWEAAEGATFPLAGQLLIEPRLFAPATDSVTVRALYGGDALALLLEWDDPSRSAGEGGRPPDAASVQFPVRLSEGLERPAFSMGGREAPVSLWLWRAGGAAPRELTAAGPEKPRVQSAAGQGLTAAARFEHGRWRVLLRRALVTAEGADDLQFIPGTFIPIAFAVWEGGRGEAGARKAVSSWYTLVLEPPLPARVFLWPPLAAGMAVVLEVLLLRRARRQAANARRRPAV is encoded by the coding sequence ATGAGCCGAATCGGGGCCCTTGTGCTCCTCGCGGCGGTCGGCCTGGGCGGGACGGCGGCCCACGCGGCCGGCGACCCGGAGCGCGGCAAGGCGCTCGCCCGGGCCTGGTGTGCCGGCTGCCACGGGGCGGAGGGGAAAGGGAACGGGCCCGCCGCGGCCCGGCTCGATCCGAGGCCGCGCGACTTCACCACCGGAACCTACAAGATCCGGAGCACCCCGAGCGGCGGGCTTCCCACCGACGCCGACCTGTTCCGGACGATCACGGTCGGCATGCCGGGCTCCGCCATGCCGGGGTGGGACCACCTGAGTGGCCAGGAGCGGGAAGACCTGGTCGCCTACCTCAAGATCCTCTCGCCCCGCTTCGGACGGGAGCCAGCCCCCGCCCCCCTCCCGATCGGGGCACCGCCGCCCGGGACCGACGCCGCGCGGGAACGGGGTCGCACGCTCTACGCGGATCTGGGGTGCCCGGAGTGCCACGGGGAAGCGGGGCGGGGGGATGGACCCTCCGCCCCGACCCTGAAGGACGAAGCCGGCTTTCCGATCCGCCCCGCGAACCTGACGAAGCCCTGGACCTTCCGGGGGGGAAGCCGGCCGGAGGACCTGGCGCGGACCATCCGGACGGGCCTCGCCGGGACCCCCATGCCGGCCTACGCCGAGAGCATGGACGAGGCGCAGACCTGGGACCTGGTCGCCTACCTCCGGACCCTGGCGCCGGCGCGGCCCCCCGAGGTGCGCGGCGTCCTCAGGGCACGCGCGGTCCCCGGGGAGGCGCCCCGGACGCTGGAGGACCCTGCGTGGGAGGCGGCGGAAGGTGCCACCTTCCCCCTCGCCGGACAACTCCTCATCGAGCCGCGCCTCTTCGCCCCCGCCACGGACTCGGTCACGGTGCGGGCCCTCTACGGGGGGGACGCGCTGGCGCTTCTCCTGGAGTGGGACGACCCCTCCCGGAGCGCCGGCGAGGGAGGCAGGCCGCCCGATGCGGCGAGCGTCCAGTTCCCGGTCCGCCTGTCGGAGGGGCTGGAGCGACCGGCCTTCAGCATGGGGGGACGGGAAGCCCCCGTCTCCCTCTGGCTCTGGAGGGCCGGCGGGGCCGCTCCCCGCGAGCTCACGGCGGCGGGGCCGGAGAAGCCCCGCGTCCAGTCGGCGGCGGGCCAGGGGCTCACCGCCGCCGCGCGGTTCGAGCACGGGCGGTGGCGGGTGCTGCTGCGCCGCGCTCTGGTGACCGCGGAGGGGGCCGACGACCTGCAGTTCATCCCCGGAACCTTCATCCCCATCGCCTTCGCCGTGTGGGAGGGGGGCCGGGGCGAGGCCGGCGCCCGGAAGGCGGTCTCCTCCTGGTACACCCTGGTCCTGGAGCCGCCTCTCCCTGCGCGGGTGTTCCTCTGGCCCCCGCTCGCCGCGGGGATGGCGGTCGTCCTGGAGGTCCTGCTCCTGCGGCGCGCCCGCCGCCAGGCAGCGAATGCGCGGCGGCGCCCCGCCGTCTGA
- a CDS encoding cytochrome c, which produces MRRLPPLPAFSLLLLGAFLLFRFAIQPPIPASLLTLYMAITVAALLLYFSSDEATWRGFLQPGIALLLRPDLRWLRVALGCLLPAGAAAAALGAALPAQSPPAELRAVHPAPPATVTFRGKPLTIQGLENPLRRDEAARARHLAAGTALYAANCMFCHGDALDGRGPFAAALNPAPASFRDPGTIAQLQESYLFWRIAKGGPGLPRESAPWNSAMPAWEPFLTEEEIWQVILYLYEGAGVAPRRWE; this is translated from the coding sequence GTGCGCCGCCTGCCGCCCCTCCCGGCCTTCTCGCTCCTCCTCCTCGGGGCCTTCCTCCTGTTCCGGTTCGCGATCCAGCCCCCCATCCCGGCGAGCCTGCTCACCCTCTACATGGCGATTACGGTGGCCGCCCTCCTCCTCTACTTCTCCTCCGACGAGGCCACCTGGCGGGGCTTCCTGCAGCCGGGCATCGCCCTGCTCCTCCGCCCGGACCTCCGCTGGCTGCGCGTCGCCCTCGGGTGCCTGCTCCCCGCCGGCGCCGCGGCGGCGGCCCTCGGGGCCGCCCTCCCGGCCCAATCCCCGCCGGCCGAGCTCCGAGCGGTGCACCCGGCCCCGCCGGCGACGGTCACCTTTCGCGGGAAACCCCTGACCATCCAGGGGCTGGAGAACCCGCTTCGGCGGGACGAGGCGGCCCGGGCACGACACCTCGCCGCCGGCACCGCCCTCTACGCGGCCAACTGCATGTTCTGCCACGGCGACGCCCTGGACGGGCGCGGCCCCTTCGCCGCGGCGCTGAACCCGGCCCCGGCCAGCTTCCGCGACCCCGGCACCATCGCGCAGCTCCAGGAGTCCTACCTGTTCTGGCGGATCGCCAAGGGGGGGCCGGGCCTGCCCCGGGAGTCGGCCCCCTGGAACTCGGCCATGCCGGCCTGGGAGCCGTTCCTCACGGAGGAAGAGATCTGGCAGGTGATCCTGTACCTGTACGAGGGGGCGGGGGTGGCCCCCCGCCGCTGGGAATGA
- a CDS encoding c-type cytochrome, whose product MGGEGLRVALFGAAVIAAYSLYANSIPQIESRPPEELTVEVRTLGPEALARAGERIFFGKGGCSVCHTIGQPGGRGPDLLGVGARAATRKPGMSGTAYLVESLINPTAFVVSGFPPIMPPAARPPVDLNRTELLAVIAYLQSLGGGVTVREADLPPEAPQTAAGAGGPSAVVPAALVAAGDPAAGQTAFMAKGCVACHAVGGVGGTLGPDLSRIGARRDPAALAEKILNPRAKPVEGFPPIMPDTFASQLTVKELTDLVAYLAERKGEVQ is encoded by the coding sequence ATGGGGGGGGAGGGGCTGCGGGTGGCCCTCTTCGGCGCGGCGGTGATCGCCGCCTACAGCCTCTACGCCAACAGCATTCCCCAGATCGAGTCCCGCCCGCCGGAGGAGCTGACCGTCGAGGTCCGGACGCTCGGCCCGGAGGCGCTCGCCCGGGCCGGGGAGCGGATCTTCTTCGGGAAGGGGGGCTGCTCCGTGTGCCACACCATCGGGCAGCCCGGCGGGCGCGGCCCGGATCTCCTGGGGGTCGGGGCCCGGGCGGCGACCCGCAAGCCGGGGATGAGCGGGACGGCCTACCTGGTGGAGTCGCTGATCAACCCGACCGCCTTCGTCGTCTCGGGCTTCCCCCCCATCATGCCTCCGGCCGCCCGGCCGCCGGTCGACCTGAACCGGACGGAGCTGCTCGCCGTCATCGCGTATCTGCAGAGCCTGGGGGGAGGGGTGACGGTTCGGGAGGCGGACCTGCCGCCCGAGGCGCCGCAGACGGCGGCGGGGGCAGGCGGGCCGTCTGCCGTGGTCCCGGCCGCCCTCGTCGCCGCGGGGGATCCTGCCGCCGGCCAGACGGCGTTCATGGCGAAGGGCTGCGTCGCGTGCCACGCGGTGGGAGGGGTCGGCGGCACCCTGGGGCCCGACCTGAGCCGGATCGGGGCCCGCCGGGATCCTGCCGCGCTCGCGGAGAAGATCCTCAATCCGCGCGCGAAGCCGGTGGAGGGGTTTCCGCCCATCATGCCCGACACCTTCGCCTCCCAGCTCACCGTCAAGGAACTGACCGACCTGGTCGCCTACCTCGCGGAGCGGAAGGGGGAAGTGCAGTAG
- a CDS encoding cytochrome ubiquinol oxidase subunit I, whose translation MSPSSRATPMLGASGLLALLTLTGAALAAEPAADYRPFPLLGGRLALWAAAQLHLNFAAFILGVPLFALIVEAIGWRTKDPRYDRMAREFTKLTFAAFSTTAILGALLTFLLVGLYPKFFGFLSGIFYPTMWGYAFLFFGETFALYLYWYSWDRLRTRKGWHLLLGLLLNLFGLAIMAIANSWGTFMMSPAGLDEAGRLVSLWAAVNNPTWMPINVHRLIANVSFGGALVAAYAGTKFLGARDAAARAHYDWMGYVGNFIATSALMVLPFAGYWLGREIYAFNQQMGITMMGGFLSWLWIIQAVLIGVLFLGSNYYLWLGMARIRGAERYRPYVKWLLLILTAGFLVWATPHSLVASLEEARRMGGAHHPVLGVLGVMSAKNTAVNLMILTTFLSLLLYRRANREAVVAWAAWGKAAQWLCLAAAAALVLFYGIYGYFVEAIVRIGFSVYQVLAVLATILLVTAIDLALFRKATSLGPIAWGHIAPRAQYVLVLLAVTFTWLMGLMGFARSAIRQHWHVYGVLRDTSPDAFTPALGYAANVVSVVTAVFLLLLVFIFWLAALGEEQAPVGRPADLPAGER comes from the coding sequence GTGTCGCCATCGTCCCGGGCGACCCCGATGCTCGGCGCATCCGGGCTCCTGGCTCTCCTGACGCTGACCGGAGCCGCCCTCGCCGCCGAGCCCGCCGCCGACTACCGCCCCTTTCCCCTCCTGGGCGGCCGCCTCGCCCTCTGGGCCGCCGCCCAGCTCCACCTGAACTTCGCCGCCTTCATCCTGGGGGTCCCTCTCTTCGCCCTCATCGTGGAGGCCATCGGCTGGCGGACGAAGGATCCCCGCTACGACCGGATGGCCCGGGAGTTCACCAAACTCACCTTCGCCGCCTTCTCCACCACCGCCATCCTGGGTGCCCTCCTCACCTTCCTCCTCGTGGGCCTCTACCCGAAGTTCTTCGGCTTCCTGAGCGGCATCTTCTATCCCACCATGTGGGGGTACGCCTTCCTGTTCTTCGGCGAGACCTTCGCCCTCTACCTCTACTGGTACTCGTGGGACCGCCTCCGGACCCGGAAGGGCTGGCACCTCCTCCTCGGCCTCCTCCTGAACCTGTTCGGGCTCGCGATCATGGCGATCGCCAACTCCTGGGGCACCTTCATGATGAGCCCGGCCGGGCTCGACGAGGCGGGGCGCCTCGTGAGCCTCTGGGCGGCGGTGAACAACCCGACCTGGATGCCGATCAACGTCCACCGGCTCATCGCCAATGTCTCCTTCGGCGGCGCGCTGGTGGCGGCCTACGCGGGGACCAAGTTCCTGGGGGCCCGCGACGCGGCGGCGCGCGCCCACTACGATTGGATGGGCTACGTCGGCAACTTCATCGCCACCTCGGCCCTCATGGTCCTCCCCTTCGCCGGCTACTGGCTGGGGCGGGAGATCTACGCCTTCAACCAGCAGATGGGGATCACCATGATGGGGGGGTTCCTCTCCTGGCTCTGGATCATCCAGGCGGTCCTGATCGGGGTGCTCTTCCTGGGGAGCAACTACTACCTCTGGCTCGGGATGGCCCGGATCCGCGGCGCGGAGCGGTATCGGCCCTACGTGAAGTGGCTCCTCCTGATCCTCACCGCCGGCTTTCTGGTCTGGGCCACGCCCCACAGCCTGGTGGCGAGCCTGGAGGAGGCGCGGCGGATGGGGGGAGCGCACCATCCCGTCCTGGGGGTCCTGGGCGTCATGTCGGCCAAGAACACCGCCGTGAACCTGATGATCCTCACCACCTTCCTGAGCCTGCTCCTGTACCGGCGGGCGAACCGGGAGGCCGTGGTGGCCTGGGCGGCCTGGGGGAAGGCGGCCCAGTGGCTCTGCCTGGCGGCGGCGGCCGCCCTCGTCCTCTTCTACGGCATCTACGGCTACTTCGTGGAGGCCATCGTCCGGATCGGCTTCTCCGTCTACCAGGTTCTGGCGGTCCTGGCCACGATCCTTCTGGTGACGGCGATCGACCTGGCCCTCTTCCGGAAGGCGACCTCCCTCGGGCCCATCGCCTGGGGCCACATCGCGCCGCGCGCCCAGTACGTCCTGGTCCTCCTGGCGGTGACCTTCACCTGGCTCATGGGCCTCATGGGCTTCGCCCGCTCCGCCATCCGGCAGCACTGGCACGTCTACGGGGTCCTGCGGGACACGTCCCCCGACGCGTTCACCCCGGCCCTGGGCTATGCGGCCAACGTGGTCTCGGTCGTGACCGCCGTCTTCCTCCTCCTCCTCGTGTTCATCTTCTGGCTGGCGGCCCTGGGGGAGGAGCAGGCGCCGGTCGGGAGGCCGGCGGATCTGCCGGCGGGGGAGCGCTGA
- a CDS encoding sulfocyanin-like copper-binding protein, translated as MPHLAGGRRAALLMLLLLLPAPPPARAAALPDWMQVDAEARLVRLHIIGAMDGTNGTFNFNGHANGTLTITVPLGWQVEVKFTSYGGAYPHSLAITDIQTPMPPEDGKLAFPRAYTRDLVKGILDDTDDFRFVANREGKFWLFCGVTGHGYSGMWDYLVVSKEATLPSVTVTPR; from the coding sequence ATGCCGCATCTCGCAGGCGGACGCCGCGCCGCCCTGCTCATGCTCCTCCTGCTCCTCCCGGCCCCTCCCCCGGCCCGGGCCGCGGCCCTCCCGGACTGGATGCAGGTGGACGCCGAGGCGCGCCTGGTGCGCCTGCACATCATCGGCGCCATGGACGGGACGAACGGGACCTTCAACTTCAACGGGCACGCCAACGGCACCCTCACCATCACGGTCCCGCTCGGGTGGCAGGTGGAGGTGAAGTTCACCAGTTACGGAGGAGCATACCCGCACAGCCTGGCGATTACCGACATCCAGACCCCGATGCCCCCCGAGGATGGGAAGCTCGCGTTTCCCCGCGCCTACACCCGGGACCTGGTGAAGGGGATCCTGGACGACACCGACGACTTCCGCTTCGTGGCGAACCGGGAGGGGAAGTTCTGGCTGTTCTGCGGGGTGACGGGACACGGCTACTCCGGGATGTGGGACTACCTCGTGGTCTCCAAGGAGGCGACGCTGCCCAGCGTGACCGTGACGCCCCGCTGA
- a CDS encoding PQQ-dependent dehydrogenase, methanol/ethanol family, giving the protein MRDHCVIRAVAVCGLLVGLAVLLGPSAAPPPALAAEVKHTVVTDAMLLNAAKDTKNWLIYGRDYTNQRYSPLSQINTRNVGGMVPRWVFQTGVIGSFQTVPIVVNGVMYLTTPYNTAIAVDASTGRQLWRYQHKLGTQIFCCGPNNRGVAVAYGKVYMGTLDARLVALDQNTGKVVWDIEIADPEFGHSETMAPLVYKGKVIIGISGAEYGIRGFVTAYDANSGKQLWRWHTIPETGWEGIWAETTPEGTKLNRNIAAEKAAMAQHADAWKRGGGSMWMTPALDPDLGLLYMAIGNPSPDLDGSIRPGDNLYTESIVAVEVETGKLRWHYQQVPHDVWDLDAVSPPVLFDVTVGGKKVKAVGEAGKTGWVYILDRATGKRIHLSQAFVPQENMFAQPTAEGARMLPGANGGAEWSPMAYSPQTQAVYVLGLHQPMWYKVHSVPWEKGKLWLGSAFVSIPGEAQSGTFTAIDVNTGKIMWQNKTEQPLIGGALATAGGLVFFGEGNGNFNALDAKSGKVLWQFQTGAGVNAPPMTYELGGEQFIAVASGGNFQLGFPYGNSVFVFGLPKKR; this is encoded by the coding sequence ATGAGGGACCACTGCGTCATCCGGGCAGTCGCCGTATGCGGTCTGCTCGTGGGGCTGGCGGTCTTGCTCGGGCCGTCGGCCGCTCCGCCCCCGGCGCTGGCCGCCGAGGTGAAGCACACCGTCGTCACCGATGCCATGCTGCTCAACGCGGCCAAGGACACGAAGAACTGGCTCATCTACGGCCGCGACTACACCAACCAGCGCTACTCCCCCCTCAGCCAGATCAATACCCGGAACGTGGGGGGCATGGTCCCCCGCTGGGTCTTCCAAACCGGCGTCATCGGCTCCTTCCAGACGGTCCCCATCGTGGTGAACGGGGTGATGTACCTCACGACTCCCTACAACACCGCCATCGCGGTGGACGCGAGCACGGGCCGGCAGCTCTGGCGCTATCAGCACAAGCTGGGGACCCAGATCTTCTGCTGCGGGCCCAACAACCGGGGCGTGGCGGTGGCCTACGGCAAGGTCTACATGGGGACCCTGGACGCCCGCCTGGTGGCCTTGGACCAGAACACCGGCAAGGTCGTGTGGGATATCGAGATCGCCGACCCCGAGTTCGGCCACAGCGAGACGATGGCCCCCCTCGTCTACAAGGGGAAGGTCATCATCGGCATCTCCGGGGCGGAGTACGGGATCCGGGGCTTCGTGACCGCCTACGACGCCAACTCGGGCAAGCAGCTCTGGCGGTGGCACACCATTCCCGAGACGGGATGGGAAGGCATCTGGGCCGAGACGACCCCCGAAGGGACGAAGCTCAACCGGAACATCGCCGCCGAGAAGGCGGCCATGGCCCAGCACGCGGACGCCTGGAAGCGGGGGGGCGGGTCCATGTGGATGACCCCCGCCCTGGACCCGGACCTGGGCCTCCTCTACATGGCCATCGGCAACCCCTCCCCCGACCTGGACGGCAGCATCCGCCCCGGGGATAACCTCTACACCGAGTCCATCGTCGCCGTGGAGGTGGAGACCGGCAAGCTCCGCTGGCACTACCAGCAGGTCCCCCACGATGTCTGGGACCTGGACGCGGTCAGCCCCCCGGTCCTCTTCGACGTGACGGTCGGGGGCAAGAAGGTGAAGGCGGTGGGCGAGGCCGGCAAGACCGGCTGGGTCTACATCCTGGACCGGGCCACCGGGAAGCGGATCCACCTCTCCCAGGCCTTCGTCCCCCAGGAAAACATGTTCGCCCAGCCGACGGCGGAGGGGGCCCGGATGCTCCCCGGGGCGAACGGCGGCGCCGAGTGGTCCCCCATGGCCTACAGCCCCCAGACGCAGGCGGTCTACGTCCTCGGCCTGCACCAGCCGATGTGGTACAAGGTCCACTCGGTCCCCTGGGAGAAGGGGAAGCTCTGGCTCGGGAGCGCCTTCGTGAGCATCCCGGGGGAGGCTCAGTCGGGCACCTTCACCGCCATTGACGTGAACACCGGCAAGATCATGTGGCAAAACAAGACCGAGCAGCCCCTCATCGGAGGCGCGCTGGCCACCGCGGGCGGCCTGGTCTTCTTCGGGGAGGGGAACGGCAACTTCAACGCGCTCGACGCCAAGAGCGGGAAGGTCCTCTGGCAGTTCCAGACCGGGGCGGGCGTGAACGCCCCACCCATGACGTATGAGCTGGGGGGCGAGCAGTTCATCGCGGTCGCCTCCGGCGGCAATTTCCAGTTGGGTTTCCCGTACGGCAACTCGGTCTTCGTCTTCGGGCTGCCCAAGAAGCGGTAA
- a CDS encoding carboxypeptidase regulatory-like domain-containing protein, whose protein sequence is MRVPLPLALGALLLPALATAAPGALGSIAGRVTFAGPAPPEELLVVTKDVPVCGARLPAERLVVGPEGGLANTVVFLETWPGDPPPAPTVPLTVDNRGCRFVPRVTAAQVGTTLAVRNSDPLLHNLRAFQGDHPVLNVVLTVRGQVTERRLRRSGVQRLRCDVHAHMEGHLLVFDHPGFAVTDASGTFRIPGVPPGRYTVKAWHEGWRARRDGPPGGVQEAPPPILLAQEVLVPPGGEATVAFPFGPPP, encoded by the coding sequence ATGAGGGTCCCCCTGCCCCTGGCGCTCGGCGCGCTCCTCCTGCCCGCCCTCGCGACGGCGGCCCCCGGCGCTCTCGGGAGCATCGCGGGGCGCGTCACCTTCGCGGGCCCGGCGCCGCCCGAAGAGCTGCTGGTCGTCACCAAAGACGTTCCGGTCTGCGGGGCCCGCTTGCCGGCCGAGCGCCTCGTTGTGGGCCCGGAGGGCGGCCTGGCCAACACGGTCGTCTTCCTCGAGACCTGGCCGGGGGACCCCCCGCCGGCGCCGACGGTCCCGCTCACCGTGGACAACCGGGGCTGCCGGTTCGTCCCGCGCGTGACGGCGGCCCAGGTGGGGACGACCCTGGCGGTCCGTAACTCGGACCCCCTGCTGCACAACCTGCGGGCCTTCCAAGGCGACCACCCCGTCCTCAACGTCGTCCTCACCGTTCGGGGACAGGTGACGGAGCGCCGCCTCCGGCGCTCCGGCGTCCAGCGCCTCCGGTGCGACGTCCATGCCCACATGGAGGGACATCTCCTGGTCTTCGACCATCCGGGCTTCGCCGTGACCGATGCCTCCGGCACCTTCCGGATTCCCGGTGTCCCGCCCGGCCGCTACACGGTGAAGGCCTGGCACGAGGGCTGGCGAGCACGGCGGGACGGCCCGCCCGGGGGCGTGCAGGAGGCGCCTCCGCCCATTCTCCTTGCCCAGGAGGTGCTGGTCCCGCCGGGCGGGGAGGCGACCGTCGCGTTTCCCTTCGGCCCCCCGCCATAG